The Leptospira selangorensis genome segment GACTCTTGTAGGATTCAAAGCGGCAGTTGCATTTGTGGAATTGAATAATCCTCCGGTGGAAGCAATCATCCCTGCGATAGAATTCACTGACGAAGGTGAGTTACAAGCAGAGACAGATTTCACATTCTATTCTAAAAAATATACCAAACAATATTCATTAGGTGAAACCTTCCCTGTTGAATTGGATAGAATTGATTTTGAAGAAATCAAAATTTACGTGAAGATGAAAAAATTCCAAAAGAAAGGATAGACAAAGTCGAACATATTCCAGAACATTCGTTACGGCAAACTTTGTTTTTTCGAACAAAGTTTAGGAGTTAGAATTGGAATCGTTTCTGGATGAGAAAGTTTCTCGTAGTCGCTTTCTAAAGTTTTTGTTCAAAACGGCGGCCATATCGGCCATCCTAGTTCCTCAAGCTTCCTGCAAACCTGGATCTATTCCTAAGCTGCATGGATTGAGTGATTCTGAATATCTCGCTTTCAAATCTTTGGAAGAAGTTTTCCTAGTAGGAAATCCAATCCAGGGATTCGATTTAGGAGTGGCTGCGGATAAGTATATCTATGGTCATCCTTATCCGATCGATACGGAATCCGTTTTGAAATTATTGGCATTCTTGCCTGGCTCTTCTCTCGTTTCTCTTGCTTTGGATTTTTCTTTCACCTCGATGGTCGGGCTTTCCAAAGAAGATAGAGAGAAACGACTTCTTTCCTGGAAAAACTCTTCCTTATCTTTGAAAAGAGGCGCTTATAATATCATGCGCCAGTTGTCCTTCTTCTTAGTTTCTATGGAAAAAGATTATAACGTACTAGTGGGATATAAAGGTTAAGAACTATGGGAGCGATTCCTGAGGCAAATTATAAGATTATCACTCCGGAAAAACATGAGGCTTTGATCAAAGAGAACGGGATCAAAGACGGAGTTTGGAAATTACAAGCAGAAGCGGTCATCATAGGTTCCGGCGCAGGAGGAGCGGTGGTTGCTGCTACTCTTGCAAAAGCAGGATGGAAAGTAGTACTGATCGAAGAAGGCGGATATTTCACTCCTGCAAAATTCACGGGAGATGAATTTCTTTCCCAAGCAAGATTATATAGAGATGCCGGATTTATCATTGCGGAAGAACAAACTCTTTCTATCTTACAAGGAAGAACTGTGGGAGGTTCAACCACTGTAAACTGGCAAACATCGCTTTATCCTCCCGATTACGTGACCAACGAATGGGACTCCCGCTTCGGTTGGAAAGGTTACGGAAGACAGGAAATGGATGCTTATATTGCAGAAGTCCACGAAAGAATCGGTGTCCACGAAGTTCCTCAAAACTTGATCAATGCCAATAATAGCACCTTGATGAAAGGTGGAAAGGCATTAGGTCTGCATCCTGAAGTATTAAAAAACAATAATAGAGGATGTATCGGTCTCGGCCGTTGTGGTTTAGGCTGCCCTATTAATGCAAAACAATCTGCATTCCTGACTTGGATCCCTGATGCTATCGAAGCTGGTGCAACCGTAATCTCAAATATGAGAGCACAATACATCCAAGACGGAGATATCAAAACTGTAGTTGCAGAATTCACTCCTGATCCTTATGAAAAGGCTCCAAACAATGTTTTGGAAAAAGTAGTAATCGAAGCGCCTGTAGTAATCGTGAGTGCAGGTGCAATTGAAGGTCCTGCATTATTGCAAAGATCCGGGCTCGGAAACGATTGGGTGGGAAGAAATTTGAAAGTCCACCCTACTAGCACAAACTTTGCAATCTTTGATGAGACGATCAATATGTTCTCAGGGCCTCCTCAATCCGCAGTTATCAAAGACGGTCATAACCAAGATAATACAGGTTACGGATATTGGTTAGAAGTTGCACCTTTCCGTCCTACCTTAGCAAGTTCATTGATTCCTTTCTACGGGCAGAGACAATTCGATGCCATGAAAAAGTATCCAAACATGAGCGCGGGTATCGTGTTAGTTCGGGATGGAGCCGATGGAGAAGCGAACGCTTCCGTGAAATGGTCTTTGGGAAGAAGAAAAGTTTATTTCGAGATCACTCCTACCGACGGTAAAAATTTACTCAAAGGTTTGAAAGCTCTCGCAGAAGTGCAAGTTGCAGCAGGTGCAAAGGCGATCATATTCCCATTCCCTGATGTCCTCGATCCGATTCCTGTGGATAAAAATTCTAAGTTTGATTGGATCCTGGATAAAAGTATCGAACCAGGAAAGATTGCGATCGGTTCTGCTCACCCTCATGGTTCTATCCAAGCAGCCAAGTCGCCCGACCTAGGTGCGGTAGATTTGGATTTCCAACTCTTCGGTCATAAGAATATTTTCGTAATGGATGCTTCTGTATATCCTACGGGATTATCCGTAAATCCTCAAATTACGACAATGAGTGTGAATCTCAGAGCTGCAAGAGCCTTGGCTCAAAGAAAGTCAGAGGTTTTAGGAAATAAATAATTCCTTTGGGAAGGCGAGAATTCCACTTTATTCGTGGCGTTCTCTTCCAAAATTGGATAAATGCCTTCCTTCTTTTGTAGTATTCGGAGGGAAAATATCGGTCTTACTAGTATGTCTAGGCCGTTCTTTTCTCTACTGATTTGCTTTAGTATATTCTTCTTTTCCAATTCTGTCTTCGCAGATATGAAAGAAGGAAAAAAAGCTTATTCCAGAAAAGACTACACAGAGGCTCTAAAACAATTCCAAAAATATAACGATGGAAATCCTTCTTCAGGCGAGGCCTGGATGTACATGGGTTATATTTATGAGAGCAAAAAGGATTATACTAAATCCATCCAAGCTTTCAAAAGAGCGGTCAGTTTAAATCTTCCTAAAAAGGATCTGGTCAACTCTCTTACAAAAATTATCCTATATCATAATTATCAGAGAGATTACGGAGAAGTGATCTCTTATTCCAATCGATTATTAAAGATCGATCCGGACCTTTCTCATATCCAAAAGATCAGGGCTGCCGCAGAAGAGAGATATTCTTCCGGTGGACCTCGCAAACCTGTTTATCATGAAGAAGAACCGGAACAGGAAAGTGTTTCCAGTCTCGAAAAAAAGTTAAAACAAGATCCTAATAATAAAGAGATCCTTTGGAGACTTGCATTAGCTTATTATAATGAAAAGGAATTTGCTAAGTCCGAATCCATTCTTTCAGGATTAGTGAAGAATGAACCGGAAAATGTGGAGTATGGTTATAAGTACGGAGCATTGCTCGTGCGAGTTGGAAATTACGACGACGCAATTGTAGTTCTGAATCGTATAGAACCTAAGATCCCATCTGAAAGAGAAAAGTTACTCTATTATACTCATCTGACCCAAGCGGCTGCTTACCATAAAAAGAAAAATTTTGAAGAAGCATCCAAGTATTATAGAAAGGCTCACGCAAATAAACATACAGTTCTTCCTTTGATCGGTCTGACCAAAATTAAATGGCAGCAAAAGGATTGTGATAACGCGATCAAAACTGCCGAAAAAGCTCTCGAATATGGGGAAAAAACCAGAGAGATCCGAATGTATATCGGGCTTTGCAAGATACAGATCGGTAAAAATGAAGAAGGTTATGATCTTCTGAAAGAGATAGGGGCTGCCATCGAAAAAGAAAATCCGGAGTTAAAAGAACTTCCGGATGTGTATTACGACGGTATCTTAAAACTCGCCAGATATTATACAAATAACGGAAATTACGAAAAAGCTCTTAAATATTTCCATGCAGTCCAACCTGACGAAGAAGAGATCAGAGAATATAATTTTTATTTAGGTAAAACTTATCTATATACCGGTTCCGTAGAAAAAGCTATAAGTCATTTAGAAAAGGTAGAGGATTCCGCAGGGGCTTATTATCTTTTAGCAAAATGTTACGCAGAGAAGAATGATCAAGAAAGGACAATGTCCTATATCAAAAAATCAGGAAGTGTAAAATCTTCTTATTGGGCTTCTGCTGAAAGGGACAAGGCATTTAAAAAGTTTAGATCCGACGAGAATTTCAAAACATTCTTGGAAACTCGTGCCGGAACCAAAGATCATAAAAAATCTCAAGATGATAGAGAAGACGACGATTCCCAAGATAGGGACTAGTCGTTTATTTTCTTTTAGAAAGTAGAGTTTCTAAATCCACTTGGCCGGGAGCTTTCGGCTCTCCCAAACAACAATAAGTAAATTGAGATCCTAACTTTTCCGGAAAGATCCTAAACTCTTTTCCGGATTCTCCCATCAAAATCCCGCAGAATCCGATCGGAATATTCTGTTTAGCACATAGTTTAGAAAGTTTAAGTGCAGAATCTTGGAAATCCTTAGATTCTTGATCATTCTTTGGAAGTGCAGCTATTTTGAAAATTCTCTGGAAAGGAAGTCCTGACTTAGCCGTTGCTAAAACTTCCTCTGTGACTGGTCTTAGGAAAAAGAGTAATTCTTCGTATTCAGGAATTCCGGAAAAACTATGAACTGATCGGATGATCCCGAATCGATCCTCGTCAATTCCATTAAAGACAGGATTATC includes the following:
- a CDS encoding tetratricopeptide repeat protein yields the protein MSRPFFSLLICFSIFFFSNSVFADMKEGKKAYSRKDYTEALKQFQKYNDGNPSSGEAWMYMGYIYESKKDYTKSIQAFKRAVSLNLPKKDLVNSLTKIILYHNYQRDYGEVISYSNRLLKIDPDLSHIQKIRAAAEERYSSGGPRKPVYHEEEPEQESVSSLEKKLKQDPNNKEILWRLALAYYNEKEFAKSESILSGLVKNEPENVEYGYKYGALLVRVGNYDDAIVVLNRIEPKIPSEREKLLYYTHLTQAAAYHKKKNFEEASKYYRKAHANKHTVLPLIGLTKIKWQQKDCDNAIKTAEKALEYGEKTREIRMYIGLCKIQIGKNEEGYDLLKEIGAAIEKENPELKELPDVYYDGILKLARYYTNNGNYEKALKYFHAVQPDEEEIREYNFYLGKTYLYTGSVEKAISHLEKVEDSAGAYYLLAKCYAEKNDQERTMSYIKKSGSVKSSYWASAERDKAFKKFRSDENFKTFLETRAGTKDHKKSQDDREDDDSQDRD
- a CDS encoding type I 3-dehydroquinate dehydratase, translated to MSQNDSQKIRIILTLNEEEFFGLQTLPKADFLEIRLDQFRSEKDAPEKILQKIKDLNASCVFTYRQPEDSSLKSLGVWNMENIVPLLSGLESGKHYIDLELDKDNPVFNGIDEDRFGIIRSVHSFSGIPEYEELLFFLRPVTEEVLATAKSGLPFQRIFKIAALPKNDQESKDFQDSALKLSKLCAKQNIPIGFCGILMGESGKEFRIFPEKLGSQFTYCCLGEPKAPGQVDLETLLSKRK
- a CDS encoding GMC family oxidoreductase; the encoded protein is MGAIPEANYKIITPEKHEALIKENGIKDGVWKLQAEAVIIGSGAGGAVVAATLAKAGWKVVLIEEGGYFTPAKFTGDEFLSQARLYRDAGFIIAEEQTLSILQGRTVGGSTTVNWQTSLYPPDYVTNEWDSRFGWKGYGRQEMDAYIAEVHERIGVHEVPQNLINANNSTLMKGGKALGLHPEVLKNNNRGCIGLGRCGLGCPINAKQSAFLTWIPDAIEAGATVISNMRAQYIQDGDIKTVVAEFTPDPYEKAPNNVLEKVVIEAPVVIVSAGAIEGPALLQRSGLGNDWVGRNLKVHPTSTNFAIFDETINMFSGPPQSAVIKDGHNQDNTGYGYWLEVAPFRPTLASSLIPFYGQRQFDAMKKYPNMSAGIVLVRDGADGEANASVKWSLGRRKVYFEITPTDGKNLLKGLKALAEVQVAAGAKAIIFPFPDVLDPIPVDKNSKFDWILDKSIEPGKIAIGSAHPHGSIQAAKSPDLGAVDLDFQLFGHKNIFVMDASVYPTGLSVNPQITTMSVNLRAARALAQRKSEVLGNK